The nucleotide window GCTGGCGACGACGGCGGACATGGCGTCGGCCCGGGCGGTCGCGCTGTCCGCTGATGGGACGTTCAGCCCGGCGACGGGCATGAACCTGACGCTGTCTGGCGTCATCTCCGGCTCCGGCAGCCTCACCAAGACCGGCGCCGGCACGCTCGTTCTCTCCGGCACCAACACCTATAGCGGCGGCACCACGGTCTCGGCCGGCACCCTGCAGATCGGCAACGGTGGCACCTCGGGCAGCATCGCCGGGAACGTGGCGAACAACGGAGCGCTCGTCTTCAACCGCTCCGACGCGACCACCTTCGCGGGCGTCATCTCCGGCACGGGCGCGCTGACGCAGGCGGGCGCCGGCACGCTGACGCTATCGGGTACCAACACCTATACCGGCGGCACCACGGTCTCGGCCGGCACGCTTCAGGTCTCCGCCGACGCCAATCTCGGCGGCACCGGCGGTCTGACCCTCAGTGGCGGCACGCTCGCCACCACCGACACCTTCACCTCCGCCCGGACCGTGGCGCTCGCGAGCGCCAGCACGATCACGCCCTCCACCGGCACCACGCTCACCCTGTCGGGCGTGATCTCCGGCTCCGGCGGCCTCACCAAGACCGGCGCTGGCACGCTCGTCCTCACCGGCACCAACACCTATACCGGCGGCACCACGGTCTCGGCCGGCACGCTTCAGGTCTCGGCCGACGCCAATCTGGGCGGCACCGGCGGGCTCACCCTCAGTGGCGGCACGCTCGCCACCACCGCCACCTTCACCTCCGCCCGGACCGTCGCCCTTTCCGGCAGCAGCACCCTCTCCGCGGCCGATGCCACAACGCTCACCCTGTCGGGCGTGATCTCCGGCTCCGGCGGCCTCACCAAGACCGGCGCCGGCACGCTCGTCCTTTCGGGCACCAACACTTATACCGGCGGCACCACGGTCTCGGCCGGCACGCTGCAGATCGGCGCCGGCGGCACGTCGGGCTCGCTTGTGGGCGCGATCGCGAACACTGGAACGGTTGCGTTCAACCGCTCGGACGACGTCACGGCTGCCGGGGCGATCACCGGCTCGGGCGCCCTCGTGCAGCAGGGATCGGGCACGCTCACTTTGGCCGGCGCGAACAGCGCCGCCGCGGGCACGACCGTTGCTGCGGGCACGCTGGAAATCCTCGGGGGCGTGACGCTGGCGAGCAACATCCTCGTCCAGTCCGGCGGGACGCTGCAGGGCGCCACCGACGGTGGGGCCGGCGGCGGCGTCACCGGAAGCGTGACCGTGCAGGACGGCGGCACGCTACGCGCCGCGCCGGGGCTCGCGGCGGGCGCCTATGGCCTGTCCATGACCAGCCTCACCCTCTCCAGCAGTTCGAACCTCGATGTGGCGCTGGGCACGGCGGCAGGCAGCGGCGCGTTCTCCACCGGCACGCTGACGCTGGATGGTGTGCTGAACGTCACCAATGCCGGCACTATGGCGCTGGGCGTGTACCGGATCATCGACTACACGACCCTGACGGCCGACAACGGGCTCACGCTCGGCTCCACCCCGACGGGCTTTAGCTACGAGATCCAGCAGGCGCCGGGCGCGGTGAACCTCGCCGTCCTGAACAGCAACATGCTGTACTGGAACGGCACCACCACCACGCCGGACGGAACCCTGCATGGCGGCAGCGGAATCTGGACGGCCAACCCCTCCGATACCAACTGGCTCACCGCTCCGTTGAACCAGTCGGTGGCATGGAACGGCGGGTTTGCCGTGTTCGCCGGCACCGCCGGGGCCGTGGCCGTCTCGGGCCCGGTCTCCACGACCGGGCTCCAGTTCATGGTCGGCGGCTATTCCGTCTCGGACGGCACGATCACGCTGGCCGCCACCTCGGGACAGACCCAGGTCCGTGTCGGCGACGGCACGCTGACGGGGGCCGCGTATACGGCCAGCATCGACTCCGTTCTGGAGGGCGCGACCGGCCTCGAAAAGACCGACCTCGGCACGCTGGTCCTGACCGGCGGTAACACCTATACGGGCGGCACCACCGTCACGCAGGGCCGCCTCCAGATTGGCAACGGCGGAAGCACCGGCTCCGTTCTGGGCGATGTGACGGTCGCGACAGGTGCGACGTTGGCCTTCGACCGCAGCGATGCGGTGACGTTCGATGGCAGCATCTCCGGCGCCGGTGCGCTCATCCAGGCGGGCACGGGCACGCTGACCCTCACCGGCACCAACAGCTTCACCGGCGGCACGACGATTTCGGCCGGGACGCTCCAGGTTGGCGACGGCGCCACGTCCGGCACGCTCTCCGGCGCTGTGGTCAACGCTGGCGCGCTCATTTTCGACCGCTCGGATGCGGTGACCTTCGCTGGCGCCCTCTCGGGCACCGGCAGCCTCACCCAGGCGGGCGGCGGCACACTGACGCTTTCGGGCATCAACAGCTTCACCGGCACGACAACGGTGTCCAGCGGCACCCTGTCCCTCGTGGGCGGCTCATCGCTGGCGGACGGCGCCCGCCTCACGATCGATGCCGGCGCCACGCTGTCGCTGGGCGATGCCGACGAAACCGTGGGCTCCGTCGCTGGCGCCGGCACCCTCGCCCTTGGCAGCCACGCCCTCACCGCAGGAGGCGACAACACCTCCTCGACGTTCTCCGGCGTCATCTCGGGCACCGGCAGCATCATCAAGGCGGGGACGGGCACGCTGACCCTCAGCGGCACCAACACCATCGCGGCGACCACCGTCTCCGCCGGCACCCTCGTCGCCGACGGCACCGGCGCCCTTGCAGACGCCGTCGCCGTCACGGTCGCGAGTGGCGCCGGCCTCACCCTGCAGATGGGCGCCACCAAGACCGTGGGCGCGCTCAGCGGCGGCGGCAGCGTCCGGATGAACGCCACGCAACTGGTGGTCGGCGCGGGTGGCGCCTCCTCCACCTTCTCCGGCGTGCTCTCCGGCACGGCCGGCTTCGGCAAGGTCGGCACGGGCGCCCTGACGCTGAGCGGCGCCAACACCTTCACCGGCACGACCACCGTAGGCGGCGGTACGCTGGACCTCACCGGCAGCCTCGCGGGCAGTGTGACGGTGCAGGATCAGGCCACCCTCTCCGGCACCGGCACCGTGGCACAGACCGTTCTGGTCGGGGCGGGCGGCACGCTGGGCGGCACGCAGCCCACCGGCCTCACCATGGGCGGGCTCACCCTCGCTGCGGGCGCGAACACGGACGTCACCCTCGGTGCAACCACGGGCGGCGGCGTCTTCACCGTCAACAGCGATGTGGTGCTCGACGGCACGCTGAACGTGACGCAGGCGGCGGGCTTCGGCACCGGGCTCTACCGCATCATCACCTATGGCGGCGGCCTTACCGACAACGGCATGGAGGTGGCGGCGCTGACGGGCGGGTTGGTCGGCGGGGTCCAGACCTCCGTGAAGGGCCAGGTGAACCTGGTGGTGGAGAGCGCGGGCAGCACCCTTCAGTTCTGGAACGGCACGCAAACCTCGCCGACCCAGTCGGTGCAGGGCGGCAGCGGCACATGGAGCGCGGCGGCCCAGACCAACTGGACCAATGCGTCCGGCACCATCACCGAGCGGTGGAATGGCGGCTTCGCCATCTTCCAGGGCAATGCGGGAACGGTGACCGTGGACACAGGCGCCGGCCAGGTGGCCACCACCGGCATGCAGTTTGTGACCAGCGGCTATGAGGTGACCGGCGGAACCCTGACCCTCACCGGAACGGATCCGGCCGTGATCCGGGTGGGTGACGGCACCGAGGCGGGAGCGGCCACTGTCGCCACCGTCTCCAGCGTCCTCGCCGGCACATCCGGCCTGACGAAGAGCGACCTCGGCACGTTGGTTATGACGGCGGACAATATCTATACGGGTGGCACCACCATCTCGGGCGGCACGCTGCAACTCGGCAATGGCGGAACGACCGGCTCGCTTCTGGGCGACATCGCGAACACGGGAGCCCTGGTGTTCGACCGCGCGGACACGACGAGCTTCGACGGCGTCATCTCGGGCAGCGGCAGCGTCTCGCAGATCGGCAGCGGCACCCTGACGCTTACCGGCACCAACACTTATAGCGGCGGCACCACGGTGAGTGCGGGAACCCTTCGGGTGCTCACCGCGGGAGCCCTCGGCACGGGCGCGGTCACACTCGCCCGCGGCGCGACGCTCCGGGCCGGCGACACCTTCACCCTCGGCAACGACATCGCGCTGACCAATCTGGTGTCAGCACCCGGCAATGCGGCCATAGAGGTGGACGCCGCAAAGACCCTCACGCTTTCCGGCTCGATCTCCGGCGACGGCGCGCTGGACAAGACCGGTGCGGGCACGCTGGTCCTCACCGGGACCAACACCTATACCGGCGGCACCACCATCGTCGACGGCACCCTCCAGATCGGCGACGGCGGCGTCACCGGAACCCTCACCGGCGCCATCGTCAATAACGGGTCCCTCGTCTTCAACCGCTCCGACGCCTACAGCTTCACGGGCACGATCACGGGCACGGGCACCATCACCTTCACGGGCGGCGGCACAGTGCGGCTCTCGTCGGACACCACCGCGCCCATCACCGTCGACGACACGGTGGTCAGCCTGGACCAGGGCTCGTCCTCGGCATCGACCTTCACGATCAATGCCGGCGGCGTGCTGAAGGGCACGGCGGCGATCGGCGGGCTCGTGCTCAATTCGGGCGGCAAGGTCGCCCCCGGCTACTCGCCGGGCACGCTGACGGTGAACGGCACGGTGACCTTCAATTCCGGCGCCATCTATGCCGTGGACGTGACGCCCGCCGGCGGCCATGACCTCATCGTCGCCACCGGCAATGTCACGATTTCCTCCGGCGCCAGCGTCCAGGTCAATGCTGTGCCCGGCGTCTATGCCGCCAAAAGTCAGGTGACCATCCTGACCACATCCGGAACGGTGACCGGCAGCTTCGGCTCCGTCACCTCGGATTATGCCTTCCTCGAGCCGTTGCTCAGCTATGACGCGCAGAACATCTATCTGACCCTCATCTCGAACGGGAGGGATCTGATCCAGTATGCGCAGACCCCGAACCAGGCGAATGTCGCCGTGGCGGCGCAGGCGCTGGGAGACCAGAGCCCGGTCCTTGAGGCCATCCACATGCTGCCGCAAAGCGCGGTAGCCCCGGCCTTCAACCAGCTGTCGGGCGAGGTCTACCCCTCCACGAGCACGGTCATCCAGCAGGAAAGCGTCTATCTGCGGGACGTGGTGGGCGCGCGCCTGCGCCAGTCGATGATGGGGGCCGGCGCCGATGCGATGTCCCGT belongs to Pseudoxanthobacter soli DSM 19599 and includes:
- a CDS encoding autotransporter-associated beta strand repeat-containing protein — encoded protein: TPSTGTTLTLSGVISGSGGLTKTGAGTLVLTATNTYTGGTTVSAGTLQVSGSLAGTASVGSGATLGGAGSITGSVTLASGATLAPGVAGTPGILSTGSLTVGSGAILAFDLAQPDAPSSTLNDRISVTGDLTLAGGLVTVNGGGTFQAGSYRLIDYTGTLSLTGSGLTLSGVPSSLASSVIQTAVAGQINLIAVVDGVSTQWWNGAGTAGSGTITGGDGSWTTTATNWSNVNGTIASSWIAGGLAIFTGTAGTVTLGTAESASGLQFAVTDYVLDGTGTLSLVTQAGGGAPFVQVDSGTATLGVTLDGTAGLTKTGAGTLVLSGTNTYTGGTTVSAGTLQVSADANLGGTGGLTLNGGTLSTTATFSSTRTVALASASTITPSTGTTLTLSGVISGSGGLTKTGAGTLVLSGTNTYSGGTTVSAGTLQIGGGGTSGSIAGDVANNGALVFNRSDATTFAGVISGTGALTQAGAGTLTLSGTNTYTGGTTVSAGTLRVSSDANLGDASGGLTLSGGTLATTADMASARAVALSADGTFSPATGMNLTLSGVISGSGSLTKTGAGTLVLSGTNTYSGGTTVSAGTLQIGNGGTSGSIAGNVANNGALVFNRSDATTFAGVISGTGALTQAGAGTLTLSGTNTYTGGTTVSAGTLQVSADANLGGTGGLTLSGGTLATTDTFTSARTVALASASTITPSTGTTLTLSGVISGSGGLTKTGAGTLVLTGTNTYTGGTTVSAGTLQVSADANLGGTGGLTLSGGTLATTATFTSARTVALSGSSTLSAADATTLTLSGVISGSGGLTKTGAGTLVLSGTNTYTGGTTVSAGTLQIGAGGTSGSLVGAIANTGTVAFNRSDDVTAAGAITGSGALVQQGSGTLTLAGANSAAAGTTVAAGTLEILGGVTLASNILVQSGGTLQGATDGGAGGGVTGSVTVQDGGTLRAAPGLAAGAYGLSMTSLTLSSSSNLDVALGTAAGSGAFSTGTLTLDGVLNVTNAGTMALGVYRIIDYTTLTADNGLTLGSTPTGFSYEIQQAPGAVNLAVLNSNMLYWNGTTTTPDGTLHGGSGIWTANPSDTNWLTAPLNQSVAWNGGFAVFAGTAGAVAVSGPVSTTGLQFMVGGYSVSDGTITLAATSGQTQVRVGDGTLTGAAYTASIDSVLEGATGLEKTDLGTLVLTGGNTYTGGTTVTQGRLQIGNGGSTGSVLGDVTVATGATLAFDRSDAVTFDGSISGAGALIQAGTGTLTLTGTNSFTGGTTISAGTLQVGDGATSGTLSGAVVNAGALIFDRSDAVTFAGALSGTGSLTQAGGGTLTLSGINSFTGTTTVSSGTLSLVGGSSLADGARLTIDAGATLSLGDADETVGSVAGAGTLALGSHALTAGGDNTSSTFSGVISGTGSIIKAGTGTLTLSGTNTIAATTVSAGTLVADGTGALADAVAVTVASGAGLTLQMGATKTVGALSGGGSVRMNATQLVVGAGGASSTFSGVLSGTAGFGKVGTGALTLSGANTFTGTTTVGGGTLDLTGSLAGSVTVQDQATLSGTGTVAQTVLVGAGGTLGGTQPTGLTMGGLTLAAGANTDVTLGATTGGGVFTVNSDVVLDGTLNVTQAAGFGTGLYRIITYGGGLTDNGMEVAALTGGLVGGVQTSVKGQVNLVVESAGSTLQFWNGTQTSPTQSVQGGSGTWSAAAQTNWTNASGTITERWNGGFAIFQGNAGTVTVDTGAGQVATTGMQFVTSGYEVTGGTLTLTGTDPAVIRVGDGTEAGAATVATVSSVLAGTSGLTKSDLGTLVMTADNIYTGGTTISGGTLQLGNGGTTGSLLGDIANTGALVFDRADTTSFDGVISGSGSVSQIGSGTLTLTGTNTYSGGTTVSAGTLRVLTAGALGTGAVTLARGATLRAGDTFTLGNDIALTNLVSAPGNAAIEVDAAKTLTLSGSISGDGALDKTGAGTLVLTGTNTYTGGTTIVDGTLQIGDGGVTGTLTGAIVNNGSLVFNRSDAYSFTGTITGTGTITFTGGGTVRLSSDTTAPITVDDTVVSLDQGSSSASTFTINAGGVLKGTAAIGGLVLNSGGKVAPGYSPGTLTVNGTVTFNSGAIYAVDVTPAGGHDLIVATGNVTISSGASVQVNAVPGVYAAKSQVTILTTSGTVTGSFGSVTSDYAFLEPLLSYDAQNIYLTLISNGRDLIQYAQTPNQANVAVAAQALGDQSPVLEAIHMLPQSAVAPAFNQLSGEVYPSTSTVIQQESVYLRDVVGARLRQSMMGAGADAMSRAADAAGPATAALSRDLTPTLWAQGYGAWGNAFGNGNAATISSSMGGFFLGLDSAIGETVRAGIMAGFSQTQFEADARGSSGSMDNYDVGVYLGGQFGGLGLRGGVSYSWHDIDVQRSIVFPGFAGSESGGYGVGTTQLFGEAAYRMAFGAYDLEPFAGLAYVNVSGGSTTETGTGGAGLGVDVQGMSTLYTSLGARAATTFMLGGRALTPSVTLGWQHAFGDTTPTADMRFLAGSTPFQTQGVPIAEDTLLVGAGLSYALSDLASIQVNYSGQIARQASENVFSAHFSLRF